A region of the Lycium barbarum isolate Lr01 chromosome 1, ASM1917538v2, whole genome shotgun sequence genome:
AACAACATCGTTCCCAAGCGTTACATTCTTGCTGAAAATTCTACAAGGCCAAATCAGATATCAGCAATGGCACCTTCTTCTTCCAATTTAGAAAatgccccagctccagcacccagTCATGTTGTACCGGGACATAAAAATAAACGTAACAAGAAGAAAAGGAAGTTAAGAACGTGGTTTCTTGGTTTCCTGGCTGGAACTTTTGCTGGGGGTATGTCTGCTGTGCTTTTTTCGGTGGTCTACAAGCTGATAATGTTCATTGTCAGAAGGGGAAAGAATGATTCAAGATTAACAATATACAGTCCATTGATCAAGAAAGCCGAGGACTTGGCCTTCTTAGAGAAAGAAGATGGAGTAGCATCACTTGAACTGATCGGAAAAGGTGGCTGTGGAGAAGTTTATAGAGCTGAATTACCAGGAAGTGATGGGAAGATGATAGCTATAAAGAAGATTATACAACCTCCAATGGATGCTGCAGATCTTACTGAGGAAGATACCAAGGCTTTGAACAAGAAAATGCGCCAAATAAAATCAGAAATTCAAATTGTGGGTCAAACCAGACACCGGAATCTGCTTCCGCTACTGGCGCATATGCCAAGACCAGACTGCCATTACTTGGTCTATGAATATATGAAAAATGGGAGCTTACAGGACATCCTCCAGCAAGTCACAGAAGGGACAAGGGAATTAGATTGGTTGGGACGACACCGAATTGCATCAGGGATAGCTGCTGGGCTTGAGTATCTCCATATGAACCATAGTCAACGCATAATTCACAGAGATCTAAAGCCAGCAAATGTCCTTCTTGATGATGATATGGAAGCTCGAATTGCTGATTTTGGCCTTGCAAAGGCAGTTCCAGATGCCCATACACATGTTACGACTTCAAATGTGGCAGGAACTGTGGGATATATTGCACCAGAATACCATCAGACACTGAAGTTCACGGACAAGTGTGACATATACAGCTTTGGTGTGGTGCTTGCAGTGCTGGTAATCGGAAAACTTCCATCAGATGAATTTTTCCAGCACACGTCTGAGATGAGTTTAGTGAAGTGGCTGAGAAATGTAATGACTTCTGCTGAGCCAAAAAGAGCAATTGATGCAAAGCTGATGGGGAATGGATACGAGGAGCAAATGCTTTTGGTTCTCAAGATAGCTTGCTTTTGTACTCTGGACAATCCAAAGGAGAGGCCTAACAGTAAGGATGTTAGGTGCATGTTAACTCAGATCAAGCATTAAGTATGCACATCATAAGGCATACTGAATAAGTTGGTTATGTAACTAAGAATATGTTCTGTATTTCAGTTACCATCTCCAAGATGGAGACTTTGCAATTCGATTTTTTGCTGTAATTGTGTTATACATGTCAATCTAATCTGTTTAATGCAGTCTTATTGGTACCCTTTCCACTTTGCTGCTTAAATTACTAAAACTCCAAATGCAATTGCCACTGTAGTTTGAAGGGGTCCACCAATTCTGCTATCAAGCCTTTTAACACGAGTATTGGAGCCTATCAAGCTTCAAACAACCTGAAGCTGCTTATTTTATCGGAAATCATGATCCGCCAGTTGATAGTATGATTATTGACCAATAAAACCTGTAATGAATAGCAAAATAGCCATTGGTGAATTGATCTGCAACACTGTAGCGCCCTTAGCTCACTTGAAATTGTAAGATGATTACATAGGGTCCATCCAAATAATTGTTTGGCTTTGTAGTCAGGATGGCCATAGAGGTCCATAAAACTTTAAATTCCTCTTCCTAGTGCCTGCAGATGTCAAGGCATTCAATTCATTCTAACTTCTGGGCCCGCAGATGTCATTTCAACTAAAAGGAAAGACCAACTGGGAACTTGAAGAAGATAATCAAACTTCAAGTAATTGGTGCTAGTTCAGTCTACAACATACTGTATAGAACTCCGTAAAAGAAAGCAGGAAACATTAAAACTAACATGCTATGTGGAAATAAGGAAAGACTGAATATGAACTCAAAAGGTGCAATCGAAACAGTGAAAGGAAGGAAATGCATGTGTTTGCACACAAATGCTTGAAAAGATCTTACTTAAAATGCAACTAGTGTTTCCACCTCTATCATCCACGAGAGCTCTCTGGAATGTCTACATTTACATCTGAGAAAAAACCTTTGCATTTATGACAATTAACACCAGGGAGCCAGATTCCCACATACCACGAGCTCAGAGCTAAAATCTGGAAATCACAGATCATGAGATAATGTGCTTAAATTAAGGTCATAATGATAAAATAAGTACACACGTATGTTAATGCCTTGTGGAAAGGTAGGATGATATTTTGCTCCCTATGAGCTTTATACTTCTTTCAAAGTTGTCATCAAAATATTTAGCATGAAATGCAAGTAACACATTTCAGAACCCTTATTTTTCCAAAGCAAGTACTTCCATCAGAATTTGAAGATCCTATAATGTAAGTACTTGTTACATACTCATCAGCGGCATCATGGATTCCTAGTGTGTAAGAACGCAATTGCTTTGATTTTCTcgtggataacatatacataggaTTACTTAGTAGAGTGAATTGTTGTAGTTATGTGTCGTAAGTAACATATAGACTGAATTTTAGGATATTTGTCGTAAGAAATTTATAAACTGAGTTTTATGCTATTTGTTTCATCTTTAATACACTGAACATAGTTTTCCCAGTTGTTTGTCATTTAAACTAGAAAAGTCATAAATGTTATAACTTCTCAGCCACCTTAGCTCAGATTACTTTGTCAAAAGACATAGAATGATAGAGGCCCAATCAGATCCGGTGAAACATGAAAAAACATCTTTCTCATTCCAAGAACTTGAATGCTTATTCATAAAAATTAGAGtggaagaaagaaaaagataAGAAGCATCAAATTTGACAAGGAGATTTGTTAAGGCACATCTTCAACTGGAACTAACATATGTTTCAACTATTTACTTTCTGCAAGTATATGTCTCATCAGACTGCTTAGTTGCTCTATAGTTTCAACATATGTCATTCAACATCTAGTATGACTTTAGGAGAAAAAAGAGCATCCAAGAGCTCTGTAATAAAAAGAGCATCCAAGAGCATCTATAGTTTCTGCAAACACACCCTTAGTCTTAGATAATTCAATGTTCCCAGAGCTCTGTAATAAAATTGTTAACGAGTGACAAAACCGCAAGCAAAAGGAAGTACAGATTGACTGCAGATAAATAGAAGGTGAAACATTGGGCTCTTCTTCTCCAAGCAAGCTTGAAAATTTCGTGGATATTAATTCCTGTAACAACTAATAACGCCATTATGTTTCTGAAATTACATACTTTGAACATAATTTACTCTCTTGGCCTCTTACaatttacattaaaaaaaaatgacttttcTAGATTTTTTACATGTAAAAAATGAAATCTGTTGTAAAAGGGTCATAAACTAAAAAAAAGTTTATAAAGGCCAAGTAACCATTTCTCCAGTAAAGTGTGCGTGTGTATGCACAATTCGTATACAAAAAGATGAGAAGAAATTAGTCAAAAGAGATATTTACAAAAATGAATAGAGGTACATGATCCACAGTATACACGGATGATTCTGATATAATACAGAGATAATCTGTTGTATGTGGTCATTAAATCAATTCACCCAACAAAACTTAGCGTATTTCCATCTGGATGAATGATAAAACAGAGAAACGCTTCGTTAAATAATTTAAGAGGACATATCAATAACAGAAGCCCTTATAGCTCAGTGGTAGAGCGTCAGTCTTGTAAACTGAAGGTCCGCAGTTCGATCCTGCGTGAGGGCAGCCCGTTTTAACTCTTGACAGTAAGTATTTCGTTACTAATTATTTTTATAGTATTTCGTtactaattatttttattttaggaAAATGAGAGAAAATATATGGGAATTGAGGACTGAGGAATACCTATTTGATTCTTTTTTCAAGGGAGTAGTTGTTCATCATCAAAAAATCTTTACTTATTTTTGGGTTTCTTTAGAGTTTTAACCTCAATCACAATCAAGCTACAATATTTGCGTTG
Encoded here:
- the LOC132601734 gene encoding leucine-rich repeat receptor-like serine/threonine/tyrosine-protein kinase SOBIR1 yields the protein MPPAILLHKEHQINISKTDPLYAGASSTSFSYQPAGKTRTSMAFTPLFHFFVLSFFTIFILVQARLNLYPPDHAALLLIQKDLGINSQRIALHNPCNSAGISCERRPANRTQVLRVTRIVFRSNGLNGILSPAIGKLSELRELSLPNNQLFDQIPVQILDCRKLEILELQNNLFTGKVPSQLSSLIRLRIVDFSSNEFSGNLNFLKYFPNLEKLSLADNMFTGKIPPSLKYFRNLLFLNISGNSFLEGPVPVMNQVEHLSADLNRNNIVPKRYILAENSTRPNQISAMAPSSSNLENAPAPAPSHVVPGHKNKRNKKKRKLRTWFLGFLAGTFAGGMSAVLFSVVYKLIMFIVRRGKNDSRLTIYSPLIKKAEDLAFLEKEDGVASLELIGKGGCGEVYRAELPGSDGKMIAIKKIIQPPMDAADLTEEDTKALNKKMRQIKSEIQIVGQTRHRNLLPLLAHMPRPDCHYLVYEYMKNGSLQDILQQVTEGTRELDWLGRHRIASGIAAGLEYLHMNHSQRIIHRDLKPANVLLDDDMEARIADFGLAKAVPDAHTHVTTSNVAGTVGYIAPEYHQTLKFTDKCDIYSFGVVLAVLVIGKLPSDEFFQHTSEMSLVKWLRNVMTSAEPKRAIDAKLMGNGYEEQMLLVLKIACFCTLDNPKERPNSKDVRCMLTQIKH